One window of Ziziphus jujuba cultivar Dongzao chromosome 5, ASM3175591v1 genomic DNA carries:
- the LOC125422863 gene encoding putative glycine-rich cell wall structural protein 1, whose protein sequence is MVVLIKCDAQENGTAGSNGRKAIDATSLSFGGLPSSNNGEAKNMTSNYSQVTISYNRNKNTGRGGGGGGGGGSGGGGGGGGYGWGWGGGGGGGGGGGGGGGGGAGRGWGWGGGGGGWFKWGCGRQPEAGKRGGRGGGGGGGIHNKHFERKRIFSKDDYKLGEFAQCMRRGRCRGMRLDCPLHCGGPCFYDCQYMCKAHCRRP, encoded by the coding sequence ATGGTTGTGCTGATCAAATGTGATGCACAGGAAAATGGGACTGCTGGAAGTAATGGTAGAAAAGCCATTGATGCTACTTCTTTATCTTTTGGTGGACTTCCTTCAAGTAATAATGGAGAAGCCAAAAACATGACTTCTAATTATAGCCAAGTTACGATCAGCTATAACAGAAACAAAAACACTGGAAGAGGCGGCGGCggtggtggaggaggaggaagTGGAGGAGGGGGTGGTGGAGGGGGTTATGGATGGGGATGGGGCGGTGGCGgaggcggtggtggtggtggtggtggtggtggtggtggaggggcAGGAAGAGGGTGGGGATGGGGGGGAGGAGGGGGAGGTTGGTTTAAATGGGGTTGTGGAAGACAGCCAGAAGCTGGTAAAAGAGGAGggagaggaggaggaggaggaggaggcatTCACAATAAGCATTTTGAGAGGAAGAGAATATTCAGCAAAGACGACTATAAGCTGGGAGAGTTCGCACAATGCATGAGAAGAGGGCGTTGCAGAGGCATGAGATTGGATTGTCCTCTTCACTGCGGTGGACCTTGCTTCTACGACTGTCAATACATGTGCAAAGCTCATTGTCGACGTCCCTGA